In the Methanococcoides methylutens genome, one interval contains:
- a CDS encoding acyltransferase: MHNINLKIHSSARVYGSSTIGDNSVVLENVILGYPEHKILSRIVEENGRIEDSDFQGCEIGSNSFIRPNTTIFSNVRTGSNFKTGHNCMIRENTIIGNNVLIGTNVIIDGNVTIGNNVSIQGNVYIPTDVMIEDNVFIGPCAVLANDKYPIRKEYKPEGPIIRKGASIGANATILPGVEIGEGAFIAGGALVTREVPPWKLAIGCPAKIKELPEELRSLNSI; the protein is encoded by the coding sequence TTGCATAATATAAATTTAAAGATACATTCTTCTGCCAGAGTATATGGATCAAGCACCATAGGAGATAATTCAGTAGTGCTTGAAAACGTCATACTTGGATATCCGGAACATAAGATCCTCTCCCGAATAGTAGAGGAAAATGGCCGCATCGAAGATTCTGATTTTCAAGGATGTGAAATTGGATCAAACTCATTCATAAGACCAAACACAACGATCTTCAGTAATGTCAGGACAGGTAGCAATTTCAAGACCGGACACAACTGCATGATACGTGAGAACACCATCATTGGCAATAATGTCCTGATAGGGACCAACGTTATCATCGACGGAAATGTAACTATCGGGAATAATGTCAGTATCCAAGGGAATGTCTATATCCCTACTGATGTAATGATAGAGGACAACGTCTTCATTGGCCCATGTGCAGTACTTGCAAATGATAAATATCCAATTCGTAAAGAATACAAGCCAGAAGGCCCCATCATTCGAAAAGGAGCATCAATTGGTGCAAATGCAACCATACTCCCGGGAGTTGAGATCGGAGAAGGTGCATTCATAGCAGGTGGGGCACTGGTGACACGTGAAGTCCCCCCATGGAAACTTGCAATCGGATGTCCCGCAAAGATAAAAGAGCTCCCAGAAGAGCTGAGATCCTTAAACAGCATCTAA
- a CDS encoding adenylosuccinate synthase: MFTILTGSQFGDEGKGKIVDLLSKDYDLVVRFQGGDNAGHTVTVGEDVYKLHLIPSGFLLDSRVLIGPGTVLNPEVLAEEIDMLAKGGVDIHSDKLGIDAKTSIIMPYHIEQDGLRESSRKEKIGTTKRGIAFAYMDKIARDEIRMGDLVNSEKLLSRLSLIAASKEAAIKELGGDPSIVTDKELIDKYVELGKRLAPYVTDVSYEVNKAIADGKNVMAEGAQGTHLDVIHGTQKFVTSSSTIAGSACANLGVGPTKVDEVLGIVKAYITRVGEGPLPTELDDEAGKHLHDVGHEFGTTTGRSRRCGWFDLPLLKKAIFLNGYTSVALTKLDVLTGLEINKICVAYELDGEKLDYPPIDTSDLERCKPVYKEMPGWSDDLTDVKSYADVPEAARNYVERLEELMGVPIEYVSVGPGREQTFKK; this comes from the coding sequence ATGTTTACTATTCTGACAGGATCACAGTTTGGTGATGAAGGAAAAGGAAAGATCGTTGATCTGCTCTCAAAAGACTACGATCTTGTCGTCAGGTTCCAGGGTGGCGACAACGCCGGCCATACGGTAACAGTTGGCGAAGATGTCTATAAGTTACACTTGATACCTTCAGGTTTTTTGCTTGATTCTAGGGTGTTGATAGGTCCGGGTACCGTCCTGAACCCTGAGGTTCTGGCAGAAGAGATCGATATGCTTGCAAAGGGTGGTGTTGATATCCATTCCGATAAACTTGGTATTGATGCTAAGACCAGTATCATTATGCCATATCATATTGAGCAGGACGGTCTTCGTGAATCTTCCCGTAAGGAGAAGATCGGCACTACTAAGAGAGGTATTGCTTTTGCTTATATGGACAAGATCGCAAGGGATGAGATCCGCATGGGGGATCTGGTCAATTCCGAGAAACTCCTTAGCAGACTATCTTTGATAGCAGCTTCCAAAGAGGCGGCTATTAAGGAACTTGGCGGTGATCCTTCAATTGTGACCGATAAGGAACTTATTGATAAGTATGTGGAACTTGGTAAGAGATTAGCTCCTTATGTTACGGATGTGTCATATGAAGTGAACAAAGCTATTGCAGATGGCAAGAACGTAATGGCTGAGGGGGCACAGGGCACTCACCTTGATGTTATCCACGGTACGCAGAAGTTTGTGACCTCTTCAAGCACTATTGCAGGTTCAGCATGTGCAAATCTTGGTGTTGGTCCTACTAAGGTGGATGAGGTTCTGGGTATTGTTAAGGCTTATATTACAAGGGTCGGAGAAGGTCCGCTTCCAACAGAACTTGATGATGAGGCAGGCAAACATTTACATGATGTTGGTCATGAGTTCGGAACTACTACCGGAAGGTCCCGCAGATGTGGATGGTTCGATCTCCCTCTTTTGAAGAAGGCGATCTTCCTGAACGGCTACACAAGTGTTGCATTGACAAAATTAGATGTGTTAACAGGCCTTGAAATTAATAAGATATGTGTTGCCTACGAACTTGATGGGGAAAAACTGGATTATCCACCTATTGATACTTCCGATCTTGAAAGGTGTAAACCTGTTTATAAAGAGATGCCTGGCTGGTCTGACGATCTCACAGATGTCAAAAGCTATGCAGATGTTCCCGAAGCTGCCCGCAACTATGTTGAGCGCCTTGAAGAATTGATGGGCGTACCTATTGAATACGTGTCCGTAGGACCTGGCAGGGAGCAAACTTTCAAGAAATAA
- a CDS encoding 30S ribosomal protein S19e: MTTAYDVPAANIIAKVAEKLKENEQINAPVWAAHVKTGVHKELPPIDNEWWYTRCAAIMRTIYMEGPIGVERLRSVYGGKKRRGANPSKKAKGSGSVAREAAQQLENAGFVRKLKSGRVIAPAGQSLLDNMAVEVKNELVETIPELAKY, translated from the coding sequence ATGACTACAGCATATGATGTTCCTGCTGCAAATATTATTGCAAAGGTGGCAGAGAAGTTAAAAGAGAACGAGCAGATCAATGCTCCCGTATGGGCAGCTCACGTTAAGACAGGTGTTCACAAAGAATTGCCACCTATTGATAATGAATGGTGGTACACCCGCTGTGCAGCTATCATGAGGACCATTTACATGGAAGGTCCTATCGGTGTGGAGAGATTAAGGTCTGTCTATGGTGGTAAGAAGAGGAGAGGCGCAAACCCTTCCAAGAAAGCAAAAGGAAGCGGCTCTGTCGCAAGGGAAGCAGCTCAGCAGCTCGAAAATGCAGGTTTTGTCCGCAAGTTGAAGAGCGGAAGAGTAATCGCTCCTGCTGGCCAGTCACTGCTTGACAATATGGCAGTTGAGGTCAAGAACGAGCTTGTCGAAACAATTCCAGAGCTTGCAAAGTACTGA
- a CDS encoding DNA-binding protein — translation MVDDIEAIRRKRLAEMQQQQQAAPQMQNDAQAAYQQEQAQAERDAQVQAVLRQIMTPEARERLTRLKLSRKELAEQLESQLVMLAQSGRLQSMIDDDKLKVLLSQMQPKKREPTITRM, via the coding sequence ATGGTGGACGATATTGAAGCTATCCGAAGAAAGAGACTTGCTGAAATGCAGCAGCAACAGCAGGCTGCTCCCCAGATGCAAAATGATGCCCAGGCCGCATACCAGCAGGAACAGGCACAGGCTGAAAGGGATGCCCAGGTCCAGGCGGTCCTTCGTCAGATCATGACTCCGGAGGCGCGTGAGAGGCTGACTCGCCTGAAACTATCACGCAAGGAACTGGCTGAGCAACTTGAATCCCAGCTTGTGATGCTTGCTCAAAGTGGTCGCTTACAGTCAATGATCGATGATGATAAGCTTAAAGTGCTCCTTTCACAGATGCAGCCTAAAAAACGTGAACCAACCATCACACGCATGTGA
- a CDS encoding DUF7411 family protein yields the protein MKAQVLFSGGKDSSLSAILLDPFFDVELVTCSFSILPVGEVAKVAADELGYSHRVLELDRCILESALEIIIDDGYPRNAINYIHKAVIETLAKEDEVSLIADGVRRDDRVPKLTDSEVRSIEDRFSVSYICPLHGYGRSAVNLLVSRYLVIEEGQSDSIAKADYETELRELIRQQYGDEKVLEIFPEHVQSRVIRRV from the coding sequence ATGAAAGCTCAGGTACTGTTCAGTGGAGGAAAAGATAGTTCACTATCAGCAATATTGCTTGATCCCTTCTTTGATGTCGAACTTGTGACTTGCAGTTTCTCTATCCTTCCGGTTGGGGAAGTTGCAAAGGTTGCCGCAGATGAGTTGGGTTATTCCCACAGAGTACTGGAACTTGACAGGTGCATATTAGAATCCGCTTTGGAGATCATAATAGATGATGGTTATCCAAGGAACGCTATCAATTACATACACAAGGCCGTGATCGAGACACTTGCAAAGGAAGATGAGGTCTCTCTGATTGCGGATGGCGTCAGGCGCGATGATCGTGTTCCGAAACTGACCGATTCAGAAGTTCGAAGCATAGAGGACCGGTTCAGTGTAAGTTACATATGCCCTCTTCATGGGTATGGTAGAAGTGCCGTTAATTTGCTGGTGAGCCGATATCTGGTGATCGAAGAAGGTCAAAGTGATAGTATTGCAAAAGCAGACTATGAAACTGAGCTTCGTGAACTGATAAGGCAGCAATATGGTGATGAAAAAGTACTTGAAATCTTTCCGGAACATGTTCAATCGAGGGTTATCAGGCGTGTCTGA
- a CDS encoding 50S ribosomal protein L39e, with amino-acid sequence MSHNTKGQKIRLAKAHNQNQRVPTWVIIKTNRHVVSHPKRRHWRRNSLDVK; translated from the coding sequence GTGAGCCACAATACAAAAGGACAGAAAATAAGGTTGGCAAAAGCGCACAATCAGAATCAGCGCGTTCCAACCTGGGTTATCATAAAGACTAACAGACACGTTGTTAGCCACCCTAAGAGAAGACACTGGAGAAGAAATAGTTTAGATGTAAAGTAA
- a CDS encoding 50S ribosomal protein L31e — MAEDAVKEQIYTIPLRQAKLAPRWKRSSRAISLIRKYLVRHMKAEPSQIKIDASVNHKVWERGSQKPPSSIRIRAAKFEDGEVQAELA, encoded by the coding sequence ATGGCAGAAGACGCGGTAAAGGAACAGATATACACAATTCCACTACGCCAGGCAAAGCTTGCACCAAGGTGGAAACGTTCCAGCAGGGCAATTTCACTTATCAGAAAATATCTGGTAAGACACATGAAGGCAGAACCTTCACAGATCAAGATCGATGCTTCCGTCAACCACAAGGTTTGGGAGAGAGGTTCTCAGAAACCACCATCTTCAATACGCATTCGTGCAGCTAAGTTCGAAGATGGGGAAGTTCAGGCAGAACTTGCCTGA
- a CDS encoding translation initiation factor IF-6, with the protein MIKTVNIYDNPVLGVFATCTEDVAVVPIGTTKKAIDMIAELLDVRVISTLVNGSTVVGSLSRGNSNGFLLSRDASVNDLKDVDVPVEVLPDRLTATGNVILANDTSALVHPDISDRSMEVISRVLGVDVHRGTIAGLGTVGMSGVATNKGLLVHPMVTQEELAHLEEVFGLSVDVGTTNYGSQAVGSGLLANSKGYVAGSNTTGHELGRIEDALFFD; encoded by the coding sequence ATGATCAAAACCGTGAACATTTACGACAATCCCGTTCTAGGGGTTTTTGCCACATGCACAGAGGATGTGGCAGTTGTTCCTATTGGTACAACTAAGAAGGCCATTGATATGATCGCAGAACTGCTTGATGTCAGGGTCATCTCTACACTGGTAAATGGCAGTACTGTTGTTGGTTCTCTTTCCAGGGGCAACTCGAATGGTTTTTTACTATCCAGGGATGCTAGTGTCAACGATCTTAAAGACGTTGATGTCCCTGTGGAAGTGCTTCCAGACAGGCTCACTGCCACTGGGAATGTGATATTAGCAAATGATACGTCTGCACTGGTGCATCCGGATATCAGTGACAGGTCCATGGAAGTTATATCAAGGGTTCTTGGTGTGGATGTTCATAGGGGTACAATTGCAGGCCTCGGTACGGTTGGAATGTCCGGCGTAGCTACTAACAAGGGACTTCTGGTTCACCCAATGGTGACGCAGGAGGAACTTGCGCATCTTGAGGAAGTGTTCGGACTTTCTGTGGATGTGGGAACTACAAATTATGGCTCACAAGCCGTAGGTTCCGGATTACTGGCCAACTCGAAAGGGTATGTAGCAGGTTCCAATACAACTGGACATGAGCTAGGTAGGATTGAGGATGCTCTGTTCTTTGATTGA
- the rpl18a gene encoding 50S ribosomal protein L18Ae has protein sequence MQNYVVKGTFKAGHSWENFTKTVESQNEKNAREKTYSTFGSKHHINRSLIKIDSIVEA, from the coding sequence ATGCAGAATTATGTTGTCAAAGGCACATTCAAAGCAGGTCATTCTTGGGAAAATTTTACTAAGACCGTTGAGAGCCAGAACGAGAAGAATGCTCGTGAAAAGACGTATTCCACTTTCGGCAGTAAACATCATATTAACAGATCATTGATCAAGATCGATAGTATCGTAGAGGCGTGA
- the pfdA gene encoding prefoldin subunit alpha, which translates to MSELSEQDVRNLASQHRELQNQAESLQQQMGMVQMSIEECTRAIGTLEELEAVSGSINTMLPLGGGAFVHANVANLEKVVVSVGAGISVEKPPAEAKELLNQRKEELNKVVERLNGSIAQVGQRIQSIESMVGNRSPQ; encoded by the coding sequence ATGTCAGAATTAAGTGAGCAGGATGTGAGGAATCTCGCATCTCAGCATCGCGAGCTCCAGAATCAGGCAGAATCCCTGCAGCAGCAGATGGGAATGGTTCAGATGTCCATCGAAGAGTGCACACGTGCAATAGGAACTCTCGAGGAACTTGAAGCTGTTTCCGGCAGTATCAACACGATGCTTCCTCTTGGAGGCGGTGCATTCGTACATGCAAATGTCGCAAATCTCGAGAAGGTTGTTGTAAGTGTTGGTGCAGGCATAAGCGTGGAGAAACCCCCTGCTGAAGCAAAGGAACTCCTTAATCAGCGCAAAGAAGAGCTAAATAAGGTAGTTGAACGCTTGAATGGATCAATTGCTCAGGTCGGACAGCGTATCCAGTCCATAGAATCTATGGTTGGTAACAGAAGTCCGCAGTGA
- the ftsY gene encoding signal recognition particle-docking protein FtsY translates to MFNKLKDKLSNFKQSIGKTIDEKAVDLEEPVVESVEVPAEELVAEPIEESVIPEEKTSTPEASTTPVVQPESKPSFKQKIGFAQKAKALVFEREVILDEGDISDSLWELEVALLESDIAITVAEAIVEAVKAELVGSRKKIGSNTGEHVEQALRTAIYNVMSANVFDLDEYIEKADKPVHIVFIGINGTGKTTTISKMAKRLKDMKYSVVIAAGDTFRAGAIDQIAIHAERIGVKLIKHQEGGDPAAVVYDAVQHAKAHNVDVILSDTAGRMHTNVNLMAQLEKVCRVSTPDLIIFVDEAVAGNDAVERAEQFNAAVPIDGSILTKTDADSKGGAAISIAYITGKPILFLGMGQGYDDLRKFDPQWFVDQLFE, encoded by the coding sequence GTGTTCAATAAACTCAAGGATAAACTCAGTAATTTCAAGCAATCGATTGGAAAAACGATCGATGAGAAAGCAGTTGATCTTGAAGAGCCGGTGGTAGAATCTGTTGAAGTACCAGCTGAAGAGTTGGTTGCCGAACCTATCGAAGAGTCCGTCATTCCAGAGGAAAAAACTTCCACTCCTGAAGCTTCAACTACTCCTGTAGTCCAGCCAGAATCAAAACCCTCATTCAAGCAGAAAATAGGCTTTGCCCAGAAGGCCAAAGCTCTTGTTTTTGAGCGTGAGGTCATACTGGACGAGGGTGATATCAGCGATTCCCTCTGGGAACTGGAGGTGGCATTGCTTGAAAGTGATATTGCTATTACCGTTGCTGAAGCTATTGTCGAAGCTGTCAAAGCAGAACTTGTGGGCAGCCGTAAAAAGATTGGAAGTAACACTGGTGAACATGTGGAGCAGGCTCTTAGGACTGCCATTTATAATGTGATGTCTGCTAATGTTTTCGACCTTGACGAATATATAGAAAAGGCTGATAAGCCTGTTCATATAGTTTTCATAGGCATTAACGGAACCGGCAAGACCACAACGATCTCCAAGATGGCAAAACGTCTGAAAGATATGAAATATTCTGTTGTCATTGCAGCAGGTGACACTTTCAGGGCAGGGGCTATTGACCAGATCGCTATCCATGCAGAACGAATTGGCGTAAAACTGATAAAACATCAGGAAGGCGGCGATCCTGCTGCTGTTGTCTATGATGCGGTACAGCATGCAAAGGCCCACAATGTGGATGTCATTCTTTCTGATACTGCAGGCAGGATGCACACCAATGTGAATCTCATGGCACAGCTTGAAAAGGTTTGTCGTGTAAGCACTCCTGATCTTATCATCTTTGTTGATGAGGCCGTTGCAGGGAACGATGCTGTAGAGCGTGCAGAGCAGTTCAACGCTGCTGTCCCTATCGATGGGTCCATACTGACAAAAACAGATGCAGATTCAAAAGGTGGCGCAGCGATCTCTATCGCATATATCACTGGAAAACCGATCCTTTTCCTTGGAATGGGTCAGGGATATGATGATCTTAGGAAATTTGATCCGCAATGGTTTGTAGACCAGTTGTTCGAATGA
- the trpA gene encoding tryptophan synthase subunit alpha produces MQLSTKFIELNAKKEAALLAYVCAGDPNIEATPAIVDSLIKGGADIIELGLPFSDPVADGPTIQEASERALAAGMNPDRYFELVASLDVDVPLVCMTYYNLIFQRGLDKFVKDCVNSGISGLIVPDLPAEESEELARSCSTNGVDLIFLIAPVTTDERIKMILEKSSGFVYIVSRLGVTGARSEVTDATAQILSRVKTDIPKAVGFGISNGEQASKVVAAGADGIIVGSAFVDIVASGDNVNKRLEELASDIKSGCKV; encoded by the coding sequence ATGCAATTATCTACTAAATTCATTGAACTTAATGCTAAGAAAGAAGCTGCTTTACTGGCATATGTTTGCGCAGGAGATCCAAATATTGAGGCAACACCAGCAATCGTTGATTCACTTATAAAAGGCGGTGCCGACATCATCGAACTGGGATTACCTTTTTCAGACCCTGTTGCAGACGGACCTACGATACAGGAAGCATCCGAAAGAGCACTTGCAGCCGGAATGAACCCTGACAGGTACTTTGAACTGGTTGCATCCCTTGATGTTGATGTACCTCTTGTCTGCATGACATACTATAACCTGATATTCCAGCGAGGTCTTGACAAATTCGTGAAAGATTGTGTAAACTCCGGCATTAGCGGACTTATAGTACCAGACCTGCCTGCAGAGGAAAGTGAAGAACTTGCAAGATCATGTTCAACTAACGGTGTAGACCTGATCTTCCTGATAGCACCTGTTACCACAGATGAGAGAATAAAGATGATACTGGAAAAAAGTTCCGGCTTTGTTTACATTGTCTCAAGACTTGGCGTTACAGGAGCACGTTCAGAGGTCACCGATGCTACTGCACAGATACTTTCCAGGGTGAAGACCGACATACCAAAAGCTGTCGGATTTGGGATCTCGAACGGAGAACAGGCTTCAAAAGTTGTTGCAGCAGGAGCTGACGGCATTATCGTGGGATCTGCTTTTGTGGACATCGTCGCATCCGGAGACAATGTTAACAAACGTCTTGAAGAACTTGCAAGCGATATTAAAAGCGGATGCAAGGTCTGA
- the trpB gene encoding tryptophan synthase subunit beta, with the protein MSGPKYGKYGGQFVPEILMPALEELEEGYEKYKNDPEFLKELDYYLKDFAGRETPLYYAKNMSKKYGVKIYLKREDLVHGGAHKLNNTIGQALLAKYMGKTRLVAETGAGQHGTATAMAGTNMGFQTHVYMGAKDTVRQRMNVYRMELMGTEVHPVESGSKTLKDAINEALRDWVSNVEETHYLIGSVVGPHPYPMMVRDFQSVIGNEVKQQIMDKEGRYPDSIVACTGGGSNAMGIFHPFVEEKNVKLVAVEAGGSGMKQTEGAALHSASLSVGEDGVLQGARTRILQDKHGQILESSSVSAGLDYSGVGPELAYLADIGRLTPRVANDDMALNAFHELSLMEGIIPALESSHAVAHVMEAAESGELGELVVINLSGRGDKDLEAVRKIDRGE; encoded by the coding sequence ATGAGTGGACCAAAGTATGGCAAGTACGGAGGACAATTTGTCCCTGAGATACTTATGCCCGCACTTGAGGAACTTGAGGAAGGGTATGAAAAATATAAAAATGATCCAGAATTCCTGAAGGAACTGGATTATTACCTCAAGGACTTTGCCGGACGTGAGACCCCATTGTATTATGCAAAGAACATGAGCAAGAAATACGGTGTTAAGATCTACCTGAAAAGAGAGGATCTCGTACACGGTGGAGCACACAAACTGAACAATACCATCGGCCAGGCACTGCTTGCAAAATACATGGGTAAGACAAGACTTGTAGCTGAGACCGGAGCAGGACAGCATGGAACTGCAACCGCTATGGCAGGTACGAACATGGGATTCCAGACCCACGTTTACATGGGGGCAAAGGACACCGTCAGGCAACGAATGAATGTTTACCGCATGGAGCTTATGGGAACGGAAGTACATCCCGTAGAATCCGGTTCAAAGACGCTCAAAGATGCAATCAATGAAGCTTTACGGGATTGGGTCTCAAATGTCGAGGAAACTCACTACCTTATAGGTTCAGTAGTGGGACCACATCCATACCCAATGATGGTCAGGGATTTCCAGAGTGTGATAGGAAATGAGGTCAAACAGCAGATAATGGATAAGGAAGGACGTTACCCTGATTCCATAGTAGCCTGCACAGGTGGTGGCAGTAATGCCATGGGGATCTTCCATCCGTTTGTTGAAGAGAAAAACGTGAAGCTTGTTGCTGTGGAAGCCGGAGGTAGCGGGATGAAACAGACAGAAGGAGCTGCACTCCACTCCGCATCACTTTCAGTGGGAGAAGATGGCGTCCTCCAGGGAGCTCGCACCCGTATCCTGCAGGACAAACATGGACAGATCCTGGAATCAAGTTCTGTTTCTGCCGGACTGGACTATTCCGGAGTGGGACCTGAACTGGCATATCTTGCAGATATTGGCAGACTTACACCGCGCGTTGCAAATGATGACATGGCACTCAATGCATTCCATGAACTAAGCCTTATGGAAGGCATCATCCCGGCACTGGAATCATCACACGCAGTTGCCCATGTCATGGAAGCAGCAGAATCAGGAGAGCTTGGTGAACTTGTGGTTATCAACCTTTCAGGAAGAGGAGACAAAGACCTTGAAGCTGTTCGAAAGATCGACAGGGGTGAGTAA
- a CDS encoding indole-3-glycerol-phosphate synthase, with protein MYIIRHHCTQVVIMHSAIHKIINSTENRVKKLYEFKNNSIPLDNSTPNTQNIINSILSKKQKGKAPIISEVKPASPSMKIRDIDPTEAKRIATEMEKAGAVAISVLTEPEFFNGSTDNLTAVRENISLPVLRKDFIIDKVQFDEVKSDLILLIAGLLNEKLEDFILYARSKGFEPLVEVHNEEELLNALDTSARIIGINNRNLTTMQVDIATTEELIPIIKEHDRMSDTEHLIISESGVHTADDVRRMISAGADAILIGTSIVKNDDIYSKTKELVDALD; from the coding sequence ATGTACATCATTAGACATCATTGTACACAAGTGGTTATTATGCATTCTGCAATACATAAAATAATAAATTCAACTGAAAATAGGGTTAAAAAACTTTATGAATTTAAAAATAATAGCATACCCCTAGATAATTCCACACCCAATACACAAAACATAATCAACTCAATATTATCGAAAAAACAGAAGGGAAAAGCTCCTATCATTTCTGAGGTAAAGCCAGCATCCCCATCAATGAAAATAAGAGATATAGATCCTACCGAAGCAAAGAGAATAGCCACAGAAATGGAAAAGGCCGGAGCTGTTGCAATCTCTGTCCTAACTGAACCTGAATTTTTTAACGGATCCACAGATAACCTGACAGCGGTCAGGGAAAATATATCATTGCCAGTCCTCAGAAAGGACTTTATAATTGACAAGGTCCAGTTCGATGAAGTTAAAAGTGACCTTATACTGCTTATTGCAGGACTTCTAAATGAGAAACTTGAAGATTTCATCCTATATGCACGTTCAAAGGGATTCGAACCTCTGGTCGAAGTGCACAATGAAGAAGAACTGCTCAATGCACTTGACACCTCAGCAAGGATCATTGGAATTAACAACAGGAACCTTACAACAATGCAAGTGGACATTGCAACAACAGAAGAACTTATACCAATAATAAAAGAACACGATCGCATGAGCGATACTGAACATCTCATAATAAGTGAAAGTGGAGTTCATACTGCAGATGATGTGAGAAGGATGATCTCAGCTGGTGCCGATGCGATACTCATTGGAACATCCATCGTGAAAAATGACGATATTTACAGCAAGACAAAAGAGCTTGTTGATGCTCTTGACTGA
- a CDS encoding archaellin/type IV pilin N-terminal domain-containing protein, whose translation MKANRHLMRKDECGQVGIGTLIIFIAMVLVAAVAAAVLIQTSGVLQDRAQSTGTQAAQEVSTNMMIKSIEGVRSSNGTELSDTVDLLKVKVALNIGSSAMDLNQFVITVTDGVTTNDLVYAGNDKTHSTAMAGFSSSANASANTIQLLTNNTTGVGENGKYFFTVEKMRDDDESFSQDSPIMNQGDFVTIYISTVGNAATGNTAVGDLTVSSGSLDNTGLTIEPRSTFSLILTPEAGSSTTAKFTAPSFGLDTNIALKA comes from the coding sequence ATGAAAGCAAACAGGCATCTGATGAGAAAAGATGAGTGTGGACAAGTAGGTATAGGCACACTTATCATCTTCATCGCAATGGTATTGGTAGCTGCGGTAGCTGCCGCGGTATTGATCCAGACATCTGGTGTTCTTCAGGATAGGGCACAGTCAACTGGTACACAAGCTGCTCAGGAAGTATCAACCAACATGATGATCAAGAGCATTGAAGGTGTAAGGTCCAGTAATGGTACCGAGCTCTCTGACACCGTTGACCTTCTCAAGGTCAAAGTAGCACTCAATATTGGTAGTTCTGCCATGGACCTTAATCAGTTTGTCATTACTGTGACCGATGGTGTGACTACAAATGATCTTGTCTATGCTGGTAATGATAAAACACATAGTACTGCCATGGCTGGTTTCTCTTCATCTGCAAACGCTTCCGCAAATACAATTCAGTTACTCACAAACAACACAACTGGTGTCGGTGAGAACGGCAAGTACTTCTTCACTGTTGAGAAGATGAGGGATGATGACGAGTCATTCTCACAGGATAGTCCAATTATGAACCAGGGAGATTTTGTTACGATCTACATCTCTACTGTAGGCAATGCTGCAACAGGTAACACAGCTGTTGGTGATTTGACTGTATCGTCTGGCAGTCTCGATAATACCGGGCTTACAATCGAACCAAGATCAACATTCAGCCTAATACTAACTCCTGAAGCTGGTTCATCAACTACTGCGAAGTTTACAGCACCATCCTTTGGTCTGGACACAAATATTGCCCTCAAGGCATAA